The region tgtgtgtgtgtgtgtgtgtgtgtgtgtgtgtgtgttgggatgTGTGACTCCAACATCAGAGGAGTCCTGTTGAAGTCACCAGCTATGAAGCgaaatttgttgtttgtgtgtgaaaatatttttgactCAGCAAGCTCTTTTTCCAAGTGGAGGAGATTTACACTGTAATATtacatgaaaatgaaataaattagtAAATATCTCAGAATAAAAAACAGTTGTATACAATTGTATATTTCTGGGCCCTTTTAGTTTTGTCCTGTTCTTTATCCCTCAGATATCATCATATCATTTAAGTCAAGAAAGTGCCTTAACCCACCACCCAGCACTctgctttattgtgttatgtatcttttttcatgcacgttataggtttacaaagtgaaaaagcccaaagtccaccccaaaggtaTCCATACcatctcatactctgcttctgactgggtagtagcatagacagttaaataaatggacaatGTGACGCCGTAGATTTCtgtggagaccagtgaagtctattagaagcacttttccggtgatggctgagcgttactgcgcagtcTCCATCTGAGCttgacgtagatgtgacgtgagcaagcTGTCTAaagtaagtcttctggtagctatgccaagagaaatctcaaacattcccaatcttgcagagatggagaacgtaggtatatgtaaggagataacataggcacaggctaattattgctaactaaaatgctagttaacattattaATTAAACCAAACAGCTAACGTAtgttgaaactgcctgcgagcttttCCTGTACTGTACAGGTAATTCCTCTAACAAAAGAGTttgtttagaaataaacaatggacaaatagagtctttaaatgcttcagatgtaaagttattcaatgtcaaagtggcgccaaaattaaaccatgtaaaacttttctgatataacctctaaatacaattatgaacctgaaaatgagcataatatgagcactttaacatcaTCACATTCAAATCAAACTGTACATAAAGCATAAAACTGGCTCATTATCACCATCTAGTGACAGGAGCCATAAACTCATAAACTACATCCTCCTCAGAAAGCCTCAGAGCAGTTCAAATTgttcattgttgttgtttttctttcatattCATCCCTCTTAAACTTGCTCACTCCTTTGCTTAAACATAATAAAACTCAGTTTTTACATAACTGTTCCTGGTGTTggtcattttaatgttttcagttaatttaaAGTATTACATGCTTTTCTTTGGTTTGAGGTTTTAAAGGGTCTTTAACCCCTCTCAAATGCCTACTACAACAgtaataaaggatttttttttacttcccaaaaagtgaaaacattgaTGACTAATGTGTAACTTTGGGGCCCCCTGGTGGCCTGTTAGTAGTTAGTACAATAACCAAAAGTACGTGGATGCTCCTGCCCACATACGTTGGTGGAGTTTTGGTCTGAGGGTTGTTTTTCATGGTTTAGTCATGGGCTAGTACCTTTAGTTCtaatcatagactgttaatgtgtgacgtcacccattggtttgtggagatctgatATGAGttgtcgagtttgccgttagggcctacgggcgcagccatcctagttgcggatgtgacgattttagacgagagggaggagtgagggaggagccatagactgctgcttacactctacgttacgttacacactttcactggaaatcacatcatagccacgccctaaaacaccccctgctttatcaccaattttaaaatcaacgagactataattccaaaaatgaacatcattctgtattgcagaagaaaaaaatcaagtgagaagtgggtctctttctcatagacttctacagaaactgacctccttttgcaaccgcacgtgtccccccttgctggaattcagatagaatgcaggtttgcAGCACTTCATCGAActggatgctttgtccattaatattaacagtctatggttctaATGAAGGGGAATCCTATTATAAGTAAGAttatttaaagtataaaagtgtCTCAGTTCAAATAAATAGATTGTagcacataaaaaacaaaatactggACACTCAGTATGATATAATGATATAATGCTTAGGAAGGTAGACAGTAGGTCTTAAGCCTCTGTCACACCAACCCgatggccgaccgtcggcagaaaaggcagtcggactgatcagtcggctccccgaggtcaaaaaagtgcctcagaacacaccgaagcaacgccgacttgagcgtacatTCTGCGCGTGCGTgagatgtaatacgtctccataaaagcaggcggcactaatctgtattgtcgcccaaaaaatgaaaaccggaaatgaagaacgtgtcacgtgggtctggcttctcctgaatttcaaagccagaccataatggcggctcgtttggaatacgatctcgtattttacgaaaatagttcaccgaaacgtgtttctgaaaacattttaagcgagaaataggccatgcagttgctgaatctgtctgttttttttgatcgacaaaggtcagtttgaaagattttcgtcagattttgagaggcgttcgtcactTCTTCAAATAATGAAGAAGACATTTTTTGTTAACAATGATTACAACACTACAATTCTTCAGAATATATGTACACTGCTGTGActggtcagttttttttaagaagacatgaacatcattaataaatcagaaatcatgatAATTCAAACACCTTAATTGATGCATTCATTAACAAATTGATCCTGCATGATATACTATTCATTcttgtacattactgatagttcacgaagtactacatgaatgaattcatgTTTTTTCATGGATGAATTCATAataattcatgtaccattagtaaaaaaaaatcccgAAAATCCCTGCAGCTAGGTTCCAGAATCTTGTAGTAAGCCTTTCCAGAAGAGTTGAGGCTGTTAAAGCAGCAGATCAATGCCCATGGCTTTGGAATGCCATTTTTAACAATGAAATAGGGGTGTAATGTTCAGATGTTTACATATTTCCGGCCATATCGTGCATGTTTTAGACTACTTTACAAAGTTACCCCACAAACGTGTGTCTGATTGAATGGTTGTGATGTTAAATTAGCATTACGCACCATTATATTCAATGTTCCGCTCATCCATCCACAGTAACTGACCACCAGCCAGTCACAACAATATGACAAATGGTCACAGGCTGACCTGAGCTGCCTCATTAGTATGCAGTGTGTCCAGATAATGCCCCTCTGTGATTTATAATAATGGCTCagtgtttctgagtgtgtggACATTGCCCTCTCATTCTGCTTCGTAGGGGAAGTGACCGGATTACGCGTTAATCCCATTGTGATGCTGCCGCAATGTGAGGGCCGGTTGGAGGGATTAGAAACTAAAGGCTCGAGCTTCAGGACGGGATCAGCAGCAAACTGGGTGACTGTAGCTACTAACATTGATAAAGACACTAATGGCACATGTAAACAGTTTAGATGACACAGCCACTGACCGAACAAGTAAAGGGCATATTCATGAAGATACACTGGCATGGtatgtattatttattgttCTGCATTGCTGTTTTTGTAGATCTCAGTATCAGCAGTCAAATGGACAACCCAGCAAACAGTTGATGGATGATGACGTAAAGCAGGCGGCCAAGTTTGGTGTCAGCTTAAATGAGCAGTAAATTCACAATATGTTACGGCAGGTTTTTGTATGGAGTCTGGAAAGTGCCATCAAAAATAATTGTAGACACGTATGGTGTTTAATTAGAATCAattatggtaaaaaaaaaactgattaatTTAAAATACACTGATTATATCAAAAGAAATCAGTTTGTAATTCCTGCTGAATATTGccagaaatgccaaaaatgtaTTGTTGAGTCATtggaaatgaataaaaaaaaactccaatgGTTAGGGTTCACTCTATTATTGGAAATAGAACAACAATGAGTGGATGGACAGATGAATATGGACTGATCAATGAACAAAGTCATGAATTCACTGACAGAGCGAACAAAGGAATAAGAGAGAAGGAAGCAatataggaaggaaggaagaagcaATAAAGGGAAcatcaaatgaaaataaaagtatggcCCAGACTAACACATTGTTTATGTTTAGCCTTTCTTCACCATCACGTGTCACACAGAGGGAAACGTCTCTTTTGAGAACCCCCCCAAAAgatgcaaaataaaacaaaaaaaacaaatgaattaTTTCAAAAGCGTTATGATCACTCCTCATTTTTCTTGCTTTAGGCTAGTTTATTCCAtagctgattttaattaaaaatacaaaaaaaattcacaaGCAATTTTGGGGATTACACTGAACAGAGGCTCTTTCCCTGTAACATGAAAggataacttttttttattttttttttagctctttTCATTAAAGTAATGTGACACTTAAATCTTTTGCTGAATTAAACATTTTCACCCAACTACACAGAGAACTAATATCCTGAAATATTCATACTCTTACAGGGGTCTGCTGAACATTTAATGTTTGGAGCGAGCTGCTGCCAATAGTGCACCACCGGTTTTGACCGATGAGAGAATGATTAACCTGGCTGGCAATGatgatgcatgtgtgtgtgtgtgtgtgtgtgtcactgtcagGGTGTGTATACATGACAGTAGGTGAAGGTCTGGATGAGGGACAGAGATCACAGACTTTAACAAAGACAGCAGAGCATCTGACCGAGACGAGAGACAGTGACAGAGCGACAATGTGCAGGAGTGCAGACAGTAACTGTGCCTAATTGTCCTGAATTATTGGTGTTTTAAGTGGAAAGTGTTTCGCAACAGGCAGTATATCGAACTCAAAGGATTATATTTCATCTTCAAGAGCCCAACAAGTGTCTTTTGGCTCCCTTGGTCCAATGCAGCCAGCGGAGTAAGTGCTTATTAAAAGTACAGCAGCGGCACAATAGCTGCGACTATGTCAAGGTCTGAGGAAGCAGTCAGAGTCTGATACAGCAAGTAGAAGCAGGAGTAGGTTCAACAGAAAATACCAGAGGTGAATACAATCTGTACCAGGCTGCGGGCTCCACTGTGTCTTCATCCTCTACCTCCTCATCTTCTGCTCCAGCTGCAACTTTAGCTCCTGCAGCAAACCAACATAATCAAATCCTCAACTAGTCCAGCGTCTGGCTCTTCCACAATCTGCAGCAGTCTCAGGTAATGCATGGAAGTGgactgcgtgtttgtgtgtgtggtacatattactgtattttaaggtgGCGAGATGTTTTGACTGTATACAAGGGTTTTACATGTGAATGAATACCGTTACACCATTAgaaatatggatgtattagtcaGCATTTAAATGATGTCTGGCAATCAGCACTCAAGTTTGCAAATCAACAGGAGACTACTTGCGGAGTTTCAAAAGAGCCAAATCATCGGCTGCAGCTAAACTGGTCAAAAACAATGCATAATTTGGAGAACTATCTGAAAAAATATTGTAATCTGATTGTAATAACACAACCTGCaccaaataaaaactaatttaagGTAACCAATAAGTGATATGACAAACATAATACAGTAtctatactgtacataaatgcTGTTAACTAACATTTGTCATAAGGTGTTGAtgctatgtttttttgtttcattagTGTGTCCACCCTATCTTCTTTATAAGTAGTATGTGGTTTGACTTGAAACGTGTTAGTCGTATCACTGTTTGTCGGGGGTGTTTTAGCTTAATGtcaactcggtctgtgccagcTGGCTGGACATCGCCACATAGAACGAGACAGTTTCCCAGACACAGGTAATGCCACCTTAATGTTGTTATCTTACAGACTGTAATTACGAGCAGTCAAGTAAAGACCTCTTACGTCAGCCTCCCAGTTGTAAATAGTAATTTTGAGTGAGAGATAATAAAAAATTCTGACAGCTGCAATATCGCTCTCTTGGTGAAAATACTTACAGAAATATTAACAAAGCAGTGGCAAAATGGCTGAAGAACACCTTTGCTGGCAGTTAGACCTCAATACAATTGTATATCAACACTAATACAGTCTTAAAAAGGAGCTACAGTACCTGttatactgtgtgtatgtgatttcACATGTTGACAAACTGCTAGTTATAGGTAAAATGTACTAAAAGTAATGTCACTGTGTGCTAATAACGATATTGGTTTGTTTAACCAATAAAGATAATTGACCTAAAGATCCCCTCCActcaaaatgtgtttctgttatGTTTATGCCCCCTAAAATGGCCGACCCTTACAATACTGACTTCTGAATCTGAGATTCGAATTGCGGCAGCTAGATTTGTTACGTCACAGAttcaaaggagagagaggagagcgaGGCCAGATATATAATTTATCAGTAAGGGCAATAAGGGAGAAAGAGTAGATGTGCTTCCAGAAGAAAGAGTATTTTACATACTTAAAAACATGTCTGGAGTGGGAGAAGTTGTGTGAAGGAATGTTTTTCTGTTCTGCAGACAGTGGGTGAATGCAGCATGAACTCCAGTATGGAGGACCATACCATATTATCAAAATGGAATGAATCAATGATCTCATGAATGGAATGGCTGAAATCATTGAGAATATAAAAGAGGAAAATGTTCGTCAGCAAGCTAACTACTGTAGTTTCTGGGTCCGTTTATTCATCTCTTCTCTGTGTTTGCTTTTGGGTCTCCTCCGTCACAGCTGTTGCCATGGCGTCAGCAGCTCTGGAGCTGATGGGCTTCTTCCTGGGCCTGCTGGGGATGCTGGGCACCATGGTTGCCACAGTGCTACCGTACTGGCAGATTTCCGCCCACATCGGCTCCAACATTGTCACGGCCGTGGCCAACATGAGGGGCCTGTGGATGGAGTGCGTCTACCAGAGCACAGGGGCCTTTCAGTGCGAGACCTACAACTCCATGCTGTCCCTGCCCTCCAACCTGCAGGCCTCTCGCGCCCTCATGGTCATCTCCATCGTTCTATCTATACTCGCCATTGCCATGGCGGCCCTGGGGATGCAGTGCACTCTCTGTTTGGAGGGCGCAGGTGCAGTTAAGAGTCGTGTGGCAGGCGCCAGCGGGGGCTTATTCCTTGCTTCAGGCTTCCTTTCACTCATTCCGGTGGCATGGACCACACACGAGGTGGTCCAGACCTTCTACCAACCCAACTTGCATTCCAGTATGAAGTTTGAACTGGGGGAGTGTCTGTTTATTGGTCTGGCCTCTGCGCTTATCTCCATGCTGGGAGGGGGGATGCTGTCTGTGTCATGCTGTGAGGAGCAGGATGGCGGCCGTGGGAGAAGGCACGGCGGAGGGTATCCATATCCGGTGGGAGGCGGCATGCCTGGCACAGGGGTACGGACAACCTCACAGACCTACCACAACCCCAGCCTGCAGGTGGGCGGCATCAACGCAGCCAGCAGGGGGCAGACGCTGCTCCGCGGTAACAGTCACAGCTCCGAGTCGAGTGCACATGGAATCCAGGGAGCCAAGAAGCCCACTGCAGCAGGATATGACATCACAGGATACGTCTGAGGTTACTGTAACTCCATCACACCGTTAAATACGGTCCCCTGACAACTTACTTTCAattacatgtatttatgtaatgtatttaatCGAATGTTTTCACTATATATGCTTGACGGAGCAAGAGGACAATTGAAATACAAACGAGTCAACTGTATCACAAGAATCTTGCTTGTTCAAAAGTTAGTTGGCAACACATTTGAGTCTTCACTGCCTCAACTGCCGCAACAGTAAACACAAGTGAGAGTCCTTCCGCTCATATTATTCccattttaaaatgctttttatgAAAACATCGGTGCCTAATGGTTTGGGGCCCATTGACGAATTGTATTGGAGGGACACAGTTCTACACTTTTACATATCACAAATACATTTCCAAAGGTCCCTGTTACATTGCAGAAATTTGCTATATACATAAACCTGTTCTTTCTATATATAGAGCCAACAAATGCATTGATTGTTTGTGTGAAATAAAAAGGCAAATGTACTTTGTAAAATTGAATGGGTTAtggaaaaatacatacattgaTTTGGTCTCTTGGACTGTTTGAACATGTAAGTAATATCCAGGGAACATTTTGACTTTCACTTGATTTTTGGTGACTTTATTATTTGGACAGTTCAATGTTGAGAACTATTTGCTGCATGTGTTTAAATATTCACCCCTGTTTTTAATGTAACACCTGAACCCAACCCTGATATTTATATACACTTCTCACAGTACTGTATCATCTAAAGCTCAAACATGTTATTGACACATTACAGTCCATTCATTGTTAATTAGTTACAGGACACTGGAAGTGTTActaaatcaaaatgtaattgtcTTGTTAAGTACAATTCAGAAAGAAATTTccatattaataaatattgtgCCTTATTATCACTATTATAGTGTAAAAATGTCATGTGTATTTggtctgacattcagtttggtaTTTGCAGGCTGAAATAAGAAaaatgggtaacactttacttgaaggtataagagtgacatgacactgtcatgaactcatgacactgtcatgacatagtcataacacatgaaccctaaccctaaccctaaccctaaccctaaccctaaccctaaccctaaccctaaccctaactttaaccctaaccctaaccctaacttgtcattacaaaaaccgaatgacacttactaaaagaagtgttatgtcataaacgtttatgacttgtttataatgtttatgacatattcatgacggtgtcatgtcactcttatgtagataccttcaagtaaagtgtaaccgaaaaATGTTTGCTGGGTGTTGGCAGGATTTCCTCAGCGGGTGGGGGCAGGCCTGCACTTGGCACATCTTGGAGgtatatttatacatattgtCAGTAGTGCGAAGATCACTTGTTTTGCCTCCTGAGTGATGCACAATGTTTCACGACATGGATACGTTGGATAATTCTTTATATCCTTGtctttatatatatgtttgagGGACAAACAAGAGGAAGCCAGTCATGGTCTCTTAGTTTAATTTTCCCTCAGTTGATTGTTCaaccagtcggagctggttaatgtggctcgggaaagggaagtttggggtccccttctggagctgctgcccccgcgacccgaccctggataagtggacgaagatggatAGGATGGATGGTTGATAGTTCATGATGGCTGATGTTTACAGAACATGAAACAACTTGTTTTCAACTGATTCAAACAAAGCACCACAAAACTTATTGTCATTTGTTGAATTTTTGCCCCCCCAAACACTATTTTATATACCGTATTGGTCCGAATAAAAGACGACCCTATAagacaccccccccacccccctttttTCAAGACTAATTTTTGGAAAAGTACTttgtaataaaaacacattgaataaaacacggtaggctgttgtttttaacatcttttaaataaaatattattcaATATTTCCAAGGCCTTCAGCTGAATGACTGCTCTGGTAATGGACATCCAATCATTACGTTTTTTTCTGTCACGTAATCACACACTCTCCTGTCAATCTCTTAGAAGCGGTCGCTTTGAGGACCACGGTAACATTTTTTCTGGCTGTTTGCATTTTTAGAAGGTGTAacatctccatgacaacgccCCGTCGTACATCCGTTCTTCTTCCGACTTCCAGGCTTTCTGTAGCTGGATGTATCATTTGTTgggtctaaatatgaatgtggaaaacgttagtgatagtgagatactAGCTACAGTTACacttctagtgatgaatcggcaaaaacacgttttatttctctgagtcACGGCCAGTagtgattttagaccctttttacgGGGGCTCAAACccccctaaatttcatctcagcccccgtaaaaattataataaaaaaaaaactagtgctgtcagttaaacgtgttattaacggcgttaacgcaaacccattttaacggcgtcaatttttttatcgcgagattaatgttctttttggcctagcaaactttgttgttttttttcacattctgttgcaacaactagtaacgttagaaaaactacaacaccacactggctctagctagaccggaaacaaaacaacaggcacgccgcacacacttgtttgggcttgcgagccggccaaagagtagtaggctaacgttacgttttgagtggatggcgagcgcaagacgccgaaatggatgccaataagattctgaatggaaagtttacttttaaaaagttgccaaatggttccattgacaaagtgatctgtgtgttttgtcgttgtgaactgagctatcatcgcagcacgtccagtctgaaataccacttgatggccgagcacacagctgatacCAATTCTctgccccctcgtcaaagccaggcgacaaaagcacaaagcaagccgatccacttttccatgttgataagagcattaaaatgagaaaaaaataatgtggcaaaaagaaatcaagggacatttagaatagatacaaatgtgcaattaattgcgattaattgcgagttaactatgacattaatgcgattaaatatttgaatcgtttgacagcactataaaaaacaaattatatgagcaaggcactgtatccctgtcacattctcattaggggctgagccccccctaaaggtctgatcttAGAATCGCCCTGTCACGACTTTGTTCTAACGCTGCTGggcctctctctcttcagtcactctctatctctctccaccatataacgttaccgtgctttcgggcGCTCATTGAGGCTCCGTCTAAAACTCTTCTTTTTCGACTAGCtgtttgtaacattaaaataaaatggattatagataattttatttctatagtttatagctgacttctctattggctgttgaaacaggggACGTCCCTTAGGTTCTGCGACTTGAACAGCTGAAAGTCTAGACCTCGATTATTTAAGACGACCCCACTttcttttagatttttttctaggaaaaaaaaaccctgtCTTATATTCGGACCAATACGGTATAATATAGACAGCTGCATTAAAAAGAGAGCCCCATAATTAAGAATAGAACAGAAAAATCTAGGTGTGTTTCTGCACCACTTGCAGGTTTTGAGTTTGTTGAGCATTcacacaaaaaagtgacaagatgtgtttttagcgtGATAATCGATAGGGACTAATTGTCTCAAAATGCAATATAGAAAGGCAACAGAAAAGCTGCTCACAAACAGTTACATAAATTGCAGATGTTGGTGAGATAGCTACAGGAACATCAGACATGTAGGTTTGTATTATATAAAAGCATTGCTCTTAGTATCTTGAAAACACAACTTTAAAATATGTACATACAATAACTGGCACATGAAGGCTCTTTTATAGAGCAGCTGGTAATAATTAAAGAGTGTTGTTGTTAGAGGTGAGATTCTGCTAGTGTTTTTACAATCTAGAATGGGGAAAAGGTCACAGCCCTGAACTGAAGGCAAACAGAAGATcgacacaaacaaaccaaaacaaacataGCCACTAGTTTAGTCCGATCGATACGCAGCTCCTGTTTGACTCACCGGTGGACCGTGAGACCAAATCCTCATGTTTACTGGTTCAGCTTACAGTACAGTCACAAAACCGTGTAACACATTTGAGATTGGTGGCTTGAAAGGCTGCTGATGATTTCTATTTCAACTAGCTATCTGTGGCACAGGTTCCACTTGAAATAGTGCAGGTCTTGGGTCTGTGCTAACCTTTTATTGGTTCTGAGAGGACTTGCCAACAATCTATTAAATGAGCGGTAGATTATGCATTGTCTTAAGGCTCCATCATATCAGAGTTCAGCGTTGAAGTTTGTATGTGCATTGCTgtcacagaaaaacaacaacaaatgagaGTAAGGTTAATTTTCTTTCATACAGAAATGGAGGTTTTGAATGTAGGGTACCAGTTAACTCCAAGTTTAATTTCATTGTGTGATTTTCCCAACTGCAAATGCATTGCAAAAATGCAATGCAGTCTGTGTGAATTTATGATAAATTAGAGGCACTGCATCTGTTTAATTGCTGTTGGGCCTCTTGAAGTCTGCGTATATACAGTGTTCTTCTCAGTGAACAAGCCTACTGTGGGGTGATAGGTAAGGGTGAAGTTCTTTAGACCAGTGAAGACCTCAATTCAAACACAAAATCCTGCAGACCACGATCCCTGGTGGTCAAACCCAAAGGGCAACTGGAATCCTGCCAGGAACTGAACTGGttcaaccaacacacacacacacacacacacacacacacacacacacacacacacacacacacacacacacacacacacacacacacacacacacacacacacacacacacacatttgaccGAGAGAACGTTAGAGATAAGTggactggacacacacacacacacacacgcacacgcacacgcacacgcacacgtatgagaggccgtataggaggtaattcatacttctgtcttacacacactatcataatcttgcatatacaccactatactcatacacacacactattataatccttttacatgtatgtatgagagggtatagttgtgtatgtgagagagtatagtagtgtatgtgagagagtatagtagtatgtgtgagagagtatagtggtgtatgtgagagagtatagtagtatatgtgagagagtatagtagtatatgtgagagagtatagtagtgtatgtgagagagtatagtagtgtatgtgagagagtatagtagtgtatgtgagagagtatagtagtgtatgtgagagagtatagtagtatatgtgagagagtatagtagtatgtgtgagagagtatagtagtatatgtgagagagtatagtagtgtatgtgagagagtatagtagtgtatgtgagagagtatagtagtatgtgtgagagagtatagtagtatatgtgagagagtatagtagtatatgtgagagagtatagtggtgtatgtgagagagtatagtagtgtgtgtgagagagtatagttgaAAAGGAAGTTGGTTTGATCAATCAG is a window of Perca fluviatilis chromosome 16, GENO_Pfluv_1.0, whole genome shotgun sequence DNA encoding:
- the cldn2 gene encoding claudin-2, encoding MASAALELMGFFLGLLGMLGTMVATVLPYWQISAHIGSNIVTAVANMRGLWMECVYQSTGAFQCETYNSMLSLPSNLQASRALMVISIVLSILAIAMAALGMQCTLCLEGAGAVKSRVAGASGGLFLASGFLSLIPVAWTTHEVVQTFYQPNLHSSMKFELGECLFIGLASALISMLGGGMLSVSCCEEQDGGRGRRHGGGYPYPVGGGMPGTGVRTTSQTYHNPSLQVGGINAASRGQTLLRGNSHSSESSAHGIQGAKKPTAAGYDITGYV